Proteins encoded in a region of the Streptomyces sp. NBC_01471 genome:
- a CDS encoding relaxase/mobilization nuclease domain-containing protein — protein MIPSIHKRGSKTVGLIRYLYGPGTHEEHIDPHLVAAFDPLTPDPGRDPSATYRQLERLLDQPVNALPASRRPKEHVWHMSVRASPEDPVLTDEDWAAIAHRAVAATGIAPDGDERACRWAAVRHADDHIHIIATLVRDDGRRPRLHNEARRAQAEARRIEADYGLRRVAPGDGTAAKRPTSAEQHKAERLGQEAASKELLREHVRHAVAGAADEAEFFDRLAAEGVRIRKRLAPSGDVLGYNVAIVGDRNKDHEPIWYAGSTLAPDLSLPRIRKRFTAHAETETQPTALDRSGASAPARARYAAAQPTDAALTSLTAGDDGTAAAHLIGVGEVIDAVAQTSDGTASAELREAARHFERATRSHICAKNEEIYALRRAAHQIVHSGPALGRGQDGTATALILDVIVLAVITAARWHAARGHAQRAEAAQLAARHLRTSYQATAAAPLTALRSYGQRLSAPIRQRQAHTVRTALPHLADRLLDQPGWDALTAVLDQAEHAGHDTAALLTKAAAQRELHSADSINDILVWRLQHLSYITRPAFTPRSHRSRAVSAPGPAASGVAHQDVSRSRRR, from the coding sequence ATGATCCCGAGCATCCACAAGCGCGGCAGCAAGACAGTCGGCCTGATCCGCTACCTCTACGGACCCGGCACCCACGAAGAACACATAGACCCACACCTGGTAGCCGCCTTCGATCCGCTCACCCCGGACCCCGGCCGCGACCCCAGCGCCACGTACAGGCAGCTTGAGCGGCTGCTCGACCAGCCGGTCAACGCGCTGCCCGCGAGTCGGCGCCCCAAGGAACACGTGTGGCACATGTCCGTGCGAGCCAGCCCCGAGGACCCTGTCCTGACCGACGAGGACTGGGCCGCCATCGCCCACCGCGCGGTCGCCGCCACCGGCATCGCCCCCGATGGCGACGAACGAGCCTGCCGGTGGGCGGCCGTCCGCCACGCCGACGACCACATCCACATCATCGCCACCCTGGTCCGCGACGACGGCCGCCGTCCCCGGCTTCACAACGAGGCCCGCCGCGCCCAGGCCGAGGCCCGCCGTATCGAAGCCGACTACGGCCTGCGCCGGGTCGCCCCAGGCGATGGCACCGCCGCCAAGCGCCCCACCAGCGCCGAACAGCACAAGGCCGAGCGCCTCGGCCAGGAGGCCGCATCGAAGGAGCTTCTGCGCGAGCACGTGCGCCATGCCGTGGCCGGAGCCGCAGACGAGGCCGAGTTCTTCGACCGGCTCGCCGCCGAAGGCGTCCGTATCAGGAAGCGCCTCGCGCCCTCCGGCGACGTACTCGGCTACAACGTCGCCATCGTCGGCGACCGCAACAAGGACCACGAGCCCATCTGGTACGCCGGATCCACACTCGCCCCCGACCTCTCCCTGCCCCGCATCCGCAAACGGTTCACAGCCCACGCAGAGACAGAAACGCAGCCCACGGCCCTGGACCGCAGCGGCGCCTCAGCACCGGCCCGCGCCCGCTACGCCGCCGCCCAGCCCACCGACGCGGCTCTCACCTCGCTGACGGCAGGAGACGACGGCACGGCAGCCGCCCACCTCATTGGGGTCGGCGAGGTCATCGACGCAGTCGCCCAGACCTCAGACGGCACCGCCAGCGCCGAACTACGAGAAGCAGCACGGCACTTCGAACGCGCAACCCGCTCCCACATCTGCGCCAAGAACGAGGAGATATACGCCCTGCGCCGCGCGGCCCACCAGATCGTCCACTCCGGCCCAGCCCTCGGTCGCGGCCAGGACGGAACCGCCACCGCGCTGATCCTCGACGTCATAGTCCTTGCCGTCATCACCGCCGCCCGCTGGCACGCAGCCCGCGGCCATGCCCAGCGGGCCGAAGCCGCCCAACTCGCCGCCCGCCACCTGCGTACCTCCTACCAGGCAACCGCTGCAGCACCACTGACCGCCCTGCGCTCCTACGGACAGCGCCTTTCCGCCCCGATACGGCAGCGACAGGCGCACACGGTCCGCACCGCCCTCCCTCACCTCGCCGACCGACTCCTGGACCAACCAGGATGGGACGCCCTGACCGCAGTGCTCGACCAAGCCGAACACGCCGGCCACGACACCGCCGCCCTGCTGACCAAGGCCGCCGCACAACGCGAACTCCACAGCGCCGACTCGATCAACGACATCCTGGTCTGGCGGCTGCAGCACCTCAGCTACATCACCCGCCCCGCCTTCACGCCCCGATCGCACCGGTCCAGGGCTGTGTCCGCTCCAGGTCCTGCGGCATCCGGCGTCGCCCACCAAGATGTGAGCCGGTCCAGGCGACGGTGA
- a CDS encoding helix-turn-helix domain-containing protein, giving the protein MTTPDILLTVDQAAERLGTGVRFVRRLISERRIRYVKLGKPVRIPESAIAAYIAERTVPTLREVRSDFRRAA; this is encoded by the coding sequence GTGACCACCCCCGACATCCTCCTCACCGTGGATCAGGCCGCCGAACGCCTCGGCACCGGCGTCCGCTTCGTTCGCCGCCTCATCTCCGAGCGCCGCATCCGCTACGTCAAGCTCGGCAAGCCCGTCCGCATCCCCGAGAGCGCCATCGCCGCGTACATCGCCGAGCGAACGGTTCCCACGTTGCGCGAAGTCCGTTCCGACTTCAGGCGGGCTGCCTGA
- a CDS encoding helix-turn-helix domain-containing protein encodes MAGDETPEGILLSGEENAAVRIKLERDKRGWSTTTLSERLNEAGFDMNPSAVWRIENRKRRINLDEAIGFAEVFGVGLRNFAGPPQLAAKGRAMELIDQVVAAQQETMRAQHAFARARDTFDAYIAEHPDISEEAEAMVSNAIHESVTQMNAQMFGPPPGAPADADHSDATPDA; translated from the coding sequence ATGGCAGGCGACGAGACTCCCGAGGGAATCCTGCTCAGCGGCGAGGAGAACGCTGCTGTACGCATCAAGCTGGAACGCGACAAGCGCGGATGGAGCACGACCACGCTGTCGGAACGCCTGAACGAGGCGGGCTTCGACATGAACCCGTCCGCGGTGTGGCGCATCGAGAACCGCAAGCGCCGCATCAACCTCGACGAGGCCATCGGGTTCGCCGAGGTCTTCGGCGTCGGCCTCCGAAACTTCGCCGGCCCCCCGCAGCTCGCAGCGAAGGGCCGGGCCATGGAACTCATCGACCAGGTCGTCGCAGCCCAGCAAGAGACCATGCGCGCCCAGCACGCCTTCGCCCGCGCTCGCGACACCTTCGACGCCTACATCGCAGAGCACCCCGACATCAGCGAAGAGGCGGAGGCGATGGTCTCCAACGCCATCCACGAAAGCGTCACGCAGATGAACGCGCAGATGTTCGGACCCCCGCCCGGCGCGCCAGCCGACGCCGATCACTCCGACGCCACCCCTGACGCATAG
- a CDS encoding HAD family hydrolase, translated as MIRAVVFDVGECLVDETREYGAWADWLGVPRHTFAAMFGAVIAQGRDYRETFQVFRPGFDLADERGRRAEAGKPEWFGEDDLYPDVRPTLAGLRAAGLWVGIAGNQTVRAGGLLRGLDLPSDLIATSDDWGASKPDVKFFEHVIEATPAEPGEILYVGDRLDNDIRPAVQAGLLTALIRRGPWGTIQQGDPDAAASTTMRINSLAELPEKIARFNAGER; from the coding sequence ATGATTCGCGCTGTGGTGTTCGATGTCGGTGAGTGCCTTGTGGACGAGACCCGTGAGTACGGGGCCTGGGCGGACTGGCTGGGGGTGCCGCGACATACTTTCGCGGCGATGTTCGGGGCGGTCATCGCGCAGGGGCGGGATTACCGTGAGACGTTCCAGGTGTTCCGGCCGGGGTTCGACCTGGCCGATGAGCGGGGGAGGCGTGCCGAGGCCGGTAAGCCGGAGTGGTTCGGCGAGGATGATCTCTATCCGGATGTACGGCCGACGCTGGCTGGGCTGCGCGCGGCCGGTCTCTGGGTCGGCATCGCCGGCAATCAGACCGTGCGGGCCGGCGGGCTGTTGCGTGGGTTGGATCTGCCGTCCGATCTCATCGCGACCAGTGACGACTGGGGTGCGTCGAAGCCGGACGTGAAGTTCTTCGAGCACGTCATCGAGGCGACGCCTGCCGAGCCGGGCGAGATTCTGTACGTCGGTGACCGGCTCGACAACGACATCCGCCCGGCCGTGCAGGCTGGACTGCTGACGGCGCTGATTCGGCGTGGGCCCTGGGGCACCATTCAGCAGGGCGATCCGGACGCAGCTGCGAGCACCACGATGCGGATCAACTCGCTGGCGGAGCTGCCGGAGAAGATCGCCAGGTTCAACGCTGGAGAGCGCTGA
- a CDS encoding DnaB-like helicase N-terminal domain-containing protein, which produces MNQGTPLPPNSPSPTAATEPPDTPHAPFNNEAECAVLGACMHDGTVIDTVRSLLGDDAFYRPAHETIWRALLTQRREDKPTDPIVLTELLQQQGVLQRVGGPVYLHQLANVLYGTGNAEHHAQIIREKADLRRLHASAIRTLQRAQEPGANPEAIRSEIEAEVRAERERALASGQGRLNRFAKDGWTFVQETGADTEPLWGTREKTVWASGESLMIVGAPGVGKTTLAHQVIFARLGLQETVLEMPVAPSRRVLYLAMDRPKQIAKAMKRRVFTTDETILRERLVVWEGPLPATLDKEPDLLADLAAAHQADTIVIDSLKDSVSTMVDDGLAVAFHNARNRALRGGVEILELHHQRKATADTPRVQRPTLDQVYGSTWYVSGAGSVLFVTGKAGDPAVTLHHLKTPTGEIGPLDVTHDHVRGTTTVDPTKDPAVLLRTAPNGMTARDLATVLIGGGDPERADVEKARRHLSRLVESGLATRADGIAGGAGGGQQTRFYASARHLASVG; this is translated from the coding sequence ATGAACCAGGGTACGCCCCTGCCCCCGAACTCGCCATCCCCCACCGCAGCCACCGAGCCACCTGACACCCCGCACGCCCCGTTCAACAACGAGGCCGAATGCGCCGTGCTCGGCGCCTGCATGCACGACGGAACCGTCATCGACACGGTCCGGTCCCTGCTGGGCGACGACGCCTTCTACCGGCCCGCCCACGAGACCATCTGGCGCGCCCTGCTGACCCAGCGCCGCGAGGACAAACCGACCGACCCGATCGTCCTCACCGAGCTGCTCCAGCAGCAAGGCGTCCTCCAGCGCGTCGGCGGTCCCGTCTACCTGCACCAGCTCGCCAACGTGCTCTACGGCACCGGCAACGCGGAACACCACGCCCAGATCATCCGCGAGAAGGCCGACCTCCGCCGCCTCCACGCCTCCGCGATACGCACCCTCCAACGCGCCCAGGAACCGGGCGCCAACCCTGAGGCGATACGCAGCGAGATCGAAGCGGAAGTGCGCGCCGAGCGAGAGCGGGCGCTCGCCTCGGGCCAAGGGCGCCTGAACCGCTTCGCCAAAGACGGGTGGACCTTCGTCCAGGAGACCGGCGCGGATACCGAACCCCTGTGGGGAACCCGCGAGAAGACGGTCTGGGCCTCCGGCGAGAGCCTGATGATCGTCGGCGCTCCAGGCGTCGGCAAGACCACCCTGGCCCACCAGGTGATCTTCGCCCGCCTCGGCCTCCAGGAGACCGTCCTGGAGATGCCCGTCGCCCCCAGCAGGCGCGTGCTCTACCTGGCCATGGACCGGCCCAAGCAGATCGCCAAAGCCATGAAACGCCGCGTCTTCACCACCGACGAAACGATCCTGCGCGAGCGGCTCGTGGTCTGGGAGGGGCCTCTGCCCGCCACCCTGGACAAGGAGCCCGACCTCCTCGCCGACCTCGCCGCAGCCCACCAGGCCGACACCATCGTGATCGACAGCCTCAAGGACTCGGTCAGCACCATGGTCGACGACGGCCTCGCCGTCGCCTTCCACAACGCCCGCAACCGGGCCCTGCGAGGCGGCGTGGAGATCCTGGAGCTGCACCACCAGCGCAAGGCCACCGCCGACACCCCACGCGTCCAACGCCCCACCCTGGACCAGGTCTACGGCTCCACCTGGTACGTCTCCGGCGCGGGCAGCGTCCTGTTCGTCACCGGCAAAGCCGGCGACCCAGCCGTCACCCTGCACCACCTCAAGACCCCCACCGGCGAGATCGGCCCGCTGGATGTCACCCACGACCACGTGCGCGGCACCACCACAGTCGACCCGACCAAGGACCCCGCCGTCCTGCTGCGCACCGCCCCGAACGGGATGACCGCCCGCGACCTGGCGACCGTCCTGATCGGCGGAGGCGATCCCGAACGCGCCGACGTGGAGAAAGCCCGTCGCCACCTGAGCCGCCTCGTCGAGAGCGGCCTGGCGACCAGGGCCGACGGCATCGCCGGAGGAGCAGGTGGCGGGCAACAGACCCGCTTCTACGCCTCCGCCCGCCACCTCGCCTCCGTCGGCTGA
- a CDS encoding class IV adenylate cyclase, with product MAQHEYEAKFLEIDVDAVRDRLRAAGAERAFGKTMFTRLIFENDAVQGEQWLRLRDEGGKTTLTLKEVTDATHINGTTEIEIEVNDLERTAELLAAVGLRQVRYQQNYREEWQLDGVSYDFDTWPDLPTFLEIESTSEDAVRKAVASLGLDYTEARFGSIDLIYKSERGRDILAEPTLLFA from the coding sequence GTGGCCCAGCACGAATACGAAGCCAAGTTCCTGGAGATCGACGTGGACGCCGTACGCGACCGCCTGCGAGCGGCCGGGGCCGAGCGGGCCTTCGGCAAGACCATGTTCACCCGTCTGATTTTCGAGAACGACGCCGTCCAGGGTGAGCAGTGGCTGCGTCTGCGGGATGAGGGCGGCAAGACCACACTCACGCTCAAGGAGGTCACCGACGCCACCCACATCAACGGCACCACCGAGATCGAGATCGAGGTGAACGACCTGGAACGGACCGCGGAACTCCTCGCGGCCGTGGGCCTGCGCCAGGTGCGGTACCAGCAGAACTACCGTGAGGAATGGCAGCTCGACGGCGTCAGCTACGACTTCGACACCTGGCCGGACCTGCCCACCTTCCTGGAGATCGAGAGCACCTCCGAAGACGCCGTACGCAAGGCAGTGGCCTCGCTCGGGCTCGACTACACCGAGGCCCGCTTCGGCAGCATCGACCTGATCTACAAGAGCGAGCGGGGCAGGGACATCCTCGCCGAACCCACTCTGCTCTTCGCCTGA
- a CDS encoding transcriptional regulator — MSRPIGNTRLKAARVAAGYNSQQALADAITRDAPQLGIRGLAVGVRQVRRWESDNPPWPQPDVRRVLTHLLGQDAEDLGFTAPWGSGQHPDGQPRPASTARSVPGTRLATVPTQSVAITQPNSVGANFEAVTRSHRHLYWSVAPATLHPAILEHARLGCALLPETVEPARHRLAAALAESYLLAGRIEFFDLRQPEQAGDTLLRALQAAGEADDPLLGSAILAHTAFIPGWAGERETAVERMVAARTYARRGPASAEFLAWLDAVEAECETRCGNTRTALNLISHAEDILVAGSEHTTPVWMDWFGPARLAAFKGNTQLKAGHLPQARETLQQVLEDLPPESDKQRTVVLGDLAAVAAADSNPQEACHFAGQALDQLAATWYATGMDRVREVRRTLAPWQNEQCVRDFDDRLYGWGTTVSALQR; from the coding sequence ATGTCCCGTCCCATAGGCAACACTCGCCTCAAAGCCGCCCGGGTGGCGGCTGGCTACAACTCGCAGCAGGCCCTCGCGGACGCCATCACGAGGGACGCGCCGCAGCTCGGCATCCGGGGACTGGCCGTTGGTGTCCGGCAGGTCCGGCGGTGGGAGTCCGACAATCCGCCGTGGCCCCAGCCGGACGTCCGTCGCGTGCTCACCCATCTGCTTGGCCAAGACGCCGAAGACCTCGGCTTCACCGCTCCCTGGGGCTCAGGACAACATCCGGATGGTCAGCCCCGTCCGGCCTCGACGGCCCGTTCCGTGCCCGGCACGCGCCTGGCCACGGTGCCCACTCAATCCGTCGCGATCACACAACCGAACAGCGTCGGAGCCAACTTCGAAGCCGTAACTCGTTCCCATCGGCACTTGTACTGGTCCGTCGCGCCGGCCACTCTGCACCCCGCGATTCTGGAGCACGCACGGCTGGGCTGCGCGCTTCTGCCCGAGACGGTCGAACCTGCCCGACACCGGCTCGCAGCCGCACTCGCCGAGTCCTACCTGCTGGCAGGCCGCATTGAGTTCTTCGACCTCCGCCAACCCGAGCAGGCCGGCGACACGTTGTTGCGCGCTCTCCAGGCCGCCGGTGAGGCGGACGATCCGCTCCTGGGATCGGCCATCCTCGCGCATACAGCCTTCATCCCGGGCTGGGCAGGCGAACGCGAGACTGCAGTGGAGCGGATGGTGGCAGCCCGCACCTACGCGCGCCGCGGTCCCGCATCTGCAGAGTTCCTCGCCTGGCTGGACGCCGTCGAAGCCGAGTGCGAGACCCGCTGCGGCAACACCCGTACCGCCCTGAACCTCATCAGCCACGCCGAGGACATCCTCGTCGCCGGTTCCGAACACACCACTCCCGTGTGGATGGACTGGTTCGGCCCCGCCCGCCTGGCAGCGTTCAAGGGGAACACCCAGCTCAAGGCGGGCCACCTCCCGCAAGCCCGCGAGACTCTTCAGCAGGTGCTGGAAGACCTGCCGCCGGAGTCCGACAAGCAACGCACCGTCGTCCTCGGAGACCTGGCCGCGGTGGCAGCGGCCGACAGCAATCCGCAGGAGGCATGCCACTTCGCCGGCCAGGCCCTCGACCAGCTCGCCGCCACCTGGTACGCCACAGGCATGGACCGCGTACGCGAAGTGCGGCGCACGCTCGCTCCGTGGCAGAACGAGCAGTGTGTCCGGGACTTCGACGACCGGCTCTACGGCTGGGGGACGACGGTCAGCGCTCTCCAGCGTTGA
- a CDS encoding plasmid mobilization relaxosome protein MobC: MNDAEFARFTKAADQCDMSNAAFLAYAVDKAARDLTRTAAEIATEREVIDEIFAARRHLGRIHGLFNQVAKVLNSGDSAPNLDATARAVLGAARRMDDAGDALLAHRDGGTPA, from the coding sequence ATGAACGACGCCGAGTTCGCACGCTTCACCAAGGCCGCCGACCAGTGCGACATGAGCAACGCCGCCTTCCTCGCCTACGCCGTAGACAAGGCAGCCCGCGATCTGACCCGTACGGCCGCCGAGATCGCCACCGAACGGGAAGTGATCGACGAGATCTTTGCCGCCCGTCGGCACCTGGGCCGCATCCACGGCCTGTTCAACCAGGTCGCCAAGGTCCTCAACTCCGGTGACTCCGCGCCCAACCTCGACGCGACAGCCCGGGCGGTCCTCGGGGCGGCCCGTCGCATGGACGATGCCGGCGACGCCCTGCTCGCCCACCGTGACGGTGGCACCCCGGCATGA
- a CDS encoding glycosyltransferase family 39 protein, translating to MSYDMAQRSLGEIWLTLQKVDAVHGLYYLLLHTLFEAFGASLEVLRWPSVVAVAGASCAVALLGRELASWSAGLVAGIVFPLLPTVQQYAQEGRSYALVCCFITWSTWLLLKAQRTPGKQTWLAYGLVLLAGCWLHEFAALVLTAHGLILAILRVGRRVLWTWLLTAACMVAALSPLVVASMGQAAQVSWIDDVSWADVAPWAEVATVGIVGRLLLRRARIPCAAWCICLSLLLAPACTLLLLSLGQNLYVVRYVLYGQPGLALLVGLAFEYSATSKSARRVIMSSIVAFGVFALAVTAPALHRPKSRSDDVQAIDQAIKGMRTQADGFVFLPSSRRAWVLYQNPEDSTFTDLALQNSPRSSNTLYGTDVTASAVEGRLMSAERILVVRDPALEKVEHSEQDTEKRRILRDRFHLCASMQVNKAHLMLYMRGECQR from the coding sequence GTGTCGTACGACATGGCTCAACGTAGCCTTGGAGAGATTTGGCTGACGCTGCAGAAGGTCGATGCAGTTCATGGCCTGTATTACCTCCTTCTGCACACGCTCTTCGAAGCCTTCGGTGCCAGCCTGGAGGTGCTGCGCTGGCCATCCGTGGTGGCTGTGGCTGGCGCTTCGTGTGCGGTGGCGCTTCTGGGTCGTGAGCTGGCAAGCTGGTCCGCCGGGTTGGTCGCAGGAATCGTCTTCCCCTTGCTCCCCACAGTGCAGCAGTACGCTCAAGAAGGCCGATCCTATGCACTGGTGTGCTGTTTCATCACCTGGTCAACTTGGCTTTTACTGAAGGCGCAGCGAACCCCTGGGAAGCAAACATGGCTGGCCTACGGCCTCGTACTGCTGGCCGGGTGCTGGTTGCATGAATTCGCCGCCTTGGTACTCACGGCACATGGCCTGATACTTGCCATCTTGCGTGTGGGGCGTCGCGTGCTGTGGACATGGTTGCTGACGGCCGCCTGCATGGTTGCGGCGCTCTCCCCGCTGGTGGTGGCGAGCATGGGACAGGCTGCGCAGGTTTCCTGGATCGACGATGTCTCCTGGGCGGACGTTGCGCCGTGGGCCGAGGTTGCCACCGTTGGCATCGTGGGCCGCTTGCTCCTGCGAAGGGCCCGGATTCCCTGTGCCGCATGGTGTATCTGTTTGTCGTTGCTGCTGGCGCCTGCATGCACTTTGCTGCTGCTGTCCTTGGGACAGAACCTTTACGTGGTGCGCTACGTCCTCTACGGGCAGCCCGGACTGGCTCTGCTCGTGGGCCTCGCCTTCGAGTACAGCGCCACCTCGAAGTCCGCCCGACGGGTCATAATGTCCAGTATCGTGGCTTTCGGTGTGTTCGCGCTCGCAGTGACAGCCCCCGCCCTGCATCGGCCGAAGAGCCGCAGCGACGACGTGCAAGCCATAGACCAGGCGATCAAAGGAATGCGCACACAGGCTGACGGCTTCGTGTTCCTGCCGTCCAGCCGCCGCGCCTGGGTGCTCTATCAGAACCCTGAAGACTCCACGTTCACGGATCTGGCACTCCAGAATTCTCCAAGGTCCTCGAACACCCTGTACGGAACAGATGTCACGGCCTCCGCGGTGGAGGGCCGCTTGATGTCCGCTGAACGCATCCTGGTCGTGCGGGATCCGGCACTCGAAAAAGTGGAACATTCAGAGCAGGACACCGAAAAGCGTCGCATCCTACGAGACCGATTTCACCTGTGCGCATCAATGCAGGTAAACAAAGCGCATCTGATGTTGTACATGCGGGGTGAGTGTCAGCGGTAG
- a CDS encoding tyrosine-type recombinase/integrase, with the protein MTARKPQRRREFGTTRQLPSGRWQARYWAPDGSRRTAPETFATKTDAQDWLTLTKADIQRNHWVDPDVGAVNFDSYAVKWIHERGLSATTDELYRRLLRLHVLPAFGGLDLDEISAPAVRTWRTERLSATGATTVAKSYRLLKAIMGTATDDELIRRNPCRIKGAGTEQAKERSTATVAQVDALAEAMGPRWRLMVYFGAYGPMRPEELAALRRGSVSLAPLAVKITEAAPELTTGRRAEGDTKSAAGVRVVYLPEFLYAEVKHHLDWFAEKEPDGLLFVGEKGAPFRRSTFGRKWAKARTKVGLPEGFRFYDLRHTGHTLSTQSGATLKDTMVRAGQSSEKAAMIYQHSDDERQQEVADGIDVRVREQRRRADEEKADGA; encoded by the coding sequence ATGACGGCCCGCAAGCCGCAGCGGCGGCGCGAGTTCGGCACCACCCGCCAGCTTCCCTCGGGCCGTTGGCAGGCACGGTACTGGGCCCCGGACGGCAGCCGTCGAACAGCTCCGGAGACCTTCGCGACGAAGACCGACGCGCAGGACTGGCTGACCCTCACCAAGGCCGACATCCAGCGCAATCACTGGGTCGACCCCGACGTGGGCGCGGTCAACTTCGATTCGTACGCCGTGAAATGGATCCACGAACGCGGACTCTCCGCCACCACGGACGAGCTGTACCGCCGCCTGCTGCGACTGCACGTCCTTCCCGCCTTCGGCGGCCTGGATCTGGACGAGATCTCCGCGCCCGCGGTGCGGACCTGGCGGACGGAACGCCTGTCGGCCACGGGTGCCACCACGGTCGCCAAGTCCTACCGGCTACTCAAGGCCATCATGGGGACAGCAACTGATGATGAGCTGATCCGCCGGAACCCTTGCAGGATCAAGGGCGCGGGCACCGAACAGGCCAAGGAACGCTCGACGGCGACCGTCGCCCAGGTCGATGCGCTCGCCGAAGCGATGGGACCGCGCTGGCGGCTGATGGTCTACTTCGGCGCCTACGGGCCGATGCGCCCGGAGGAGTTGGCGGCTCTGCGCCGGGGCTCCGTCTCGCTGGCCCCGCTCGCAGTGAAGATCACCGAAGCCGCACCTGAGCTGACCACGGGCCGCCGGGCCGAGGGAGACACCAAGTCGGCGGCCGGCGTGCGGGTCGTCTACCTCCCTGAGTTCCTGTACGCCGAGGTCAAGCACCACCTCGACTGGTTCGCGGAGAAGGAGCCCGACGGGCTCCTGTTTGTAGGGGAGAAGGGAGCACCGTTCCGGCGCTCGACCTTTGGCCGCAAGTGGGCAAAGGCCCGCACGAAGGTCGGTCTGCCGGAGGGCTTCCGCTTCTACGACCTGCGCCACACAGGGCACACCTTGTCAACGCAGTCCGGAGCCACCCTGAAGGACACGATGGTCCGCGCAGGACAGTCCTCGGAGAAGGCCGCCATGATCTACCAGCACTCCGACGACGAACGTCAGCAGGAGGTGGCCGACGGCATTGACGTCAGGGTGCGTGAGCAGCGGCGGCGCGCGGACGAGGAGAAGGCTGACGGCGCGTAA
- a CDS encoding radical SAM protein, with product MFQHRALRNVSDDVPIHVSMDRTLRVKVIDACGMTCTFCHNEGTPVSADNHPRRPERFTSAGPSGRTSLYVATNGARFTSAPIIPDEAFRGALTQLRDALDFDEVHLTGGEPTLHPKLPHIVALARQAGYSASVTSNGENGVRSLPGCVDAGLRHVNFSIFGTTPDELTQVQSTRFRGRPLATRKIEALEDSIRVAVSLGIGVRANVVIPDHTHVQRIHRLLEKYSPRLSVRILTSLADGDASLDAVELLLAELGAVPQEIRLIAGTSGFRITYQLPSGRQLTAKHIRSLRLPDTCADCRFNNTVDCQEGYYGVRLYRDPDGTFHVGVCIQRMDLCLPVEEFVSSDACAEIRKMREQDLHDLTA from the coding sequence ATGTTCCAGCACCGCGCTTTACGGAACGTCAGCGATGACGTTCCCATCCATGTCTCGATGGACCGGACACTGCGCGTCAAAGTCATCGACGCATGCGGCATGACGTGCACGTTCTGCCATAACGAGGGCACACCGGTCAGCGCCGACAACCACCCGCGCCGGCCCGAACGTTTCACCAGCGCAGGCCCCTCTGGACGGACCTCCCTTTACGTCGCCACTAACGGCGCCCGCTTCACCAGCGCCCCCATCATCCCGGACGAGGCGTTCCGCGGCGCCCTCACCCAACTCCGCGACGCACTGGACTTCGACGAGGTCCACCTCACCGGCGGGGAACCGACCCTGCACCCCAAGCTGCCACACATCGTCGCCCTCGCACGGCAGGCCGGCTACTCGGCCAGTGTCACATCGAACGGGGAGAACGGTGTGAGGTCCTTGCCCGGCTGCGTGGACGCCGGACTACGGCACGTCAACTTCTCGATCTTCGGCACCACCCCCGACGAGCTCACGCAGGTTCAGAGCACACGGTTCAGGGGCCGGCCACTGGCAACGCGCAAGATCGAAGCGCTGGAGGACTCGATCCGCGTCGCTGTGTCGCTCGGTATCGGAGTACGGGCGAACGTCGTCATCCCCGATCACACCCACGTGCAGCGGATCCACCGGCTGCTGGAGAAGTACTCACCGAGATTATCCGTGCGAATACTGACGTCACTGGCTGACGGTGATGCGTCTCTCGACGCCGTCGAACTGCTCCTGGCCGAGCTTGGCGCCGTCCCGCAGGAGATCCGGCTGATCGCAGGCACGTCAGGCTTCCGCATCACCTATCAGCTTCCGTCAGGCCGACAACTCACGGCGAAGCACATCCGCTCCCTGCGGCTGCCCGATACGTGTGCCGACTGCAGATTCAACAACACCGTTGACTGCCAGGAGGGTTACTACGGGGTGCGGCTCTACCGCGACCCGGACGGCACCTTCCACGTTGGCGTGTGTATTCAGCGCATGGACCTGTGTCTGCCCGTGGAAGAGTTCGTGAGCAGCGACGCGTGCGCCGAGATCAGGAAGATGCGCGAGCAGGACCTGCACGACCTGACCGCGTAG